The genomic DNA AATTCGATGTGCCCTGGAAATTTGAATTCGCATAAGAAAGGGACGTTCTCGAATGCATGTTCGCCGATATACAACACTGAATCAGAAAGAGTGAGACTATTGAATTTGCAGCCGGTAAATGCATACGCTCCTATTTTTTCGAGAGAATAGGGCGTCTTGAGCGTTTCAGTAAAGCGACAGTTCTCGAACGCCCTGTCTTCGATGTTGATCAACTCCTCTGGAAGACTGAGGGTGCCGGTCAATCCACTGCATGCATTGAATGCATATTGACTGATTGTTGTGATATTCTGTGGGAAAGTAAGAGATCCGGTCAACGCGCTGCAATTGGCGAATGCATATGCTCCTATCGACTCAAGACTAGTGAGGTTTTGTAGTTGTAGATTACCCAGTTGTACGCAATCTTTGAACGCGTAATCTCCGATGGATTGTATTTGATCTGCTCCGCCGAACCCGATGGTTGTAACATTTTCGAGTCCGAAGAATGCATACGCTCCTATAGTGATCGCTCCAAGCCCGACAGTGATCTTAGTGATTTTTGATTTGTATGTGTCGCTCTTCCACGGAGCGGGGTTGTCAGCGGTGTAATCCGCCATATATCCGTTGTCCCCATCTTCTTTAGTTATCTCTAAGAGGTAATCGTCCGTGGGCTCTGTTGTTTCTGTAATATCTTTGAGTTCCCAGTGGAGTCCTCCGCAGGTTCCTGACGGAAGGTCACCATCCGCATTGGTCTGTCCAGGGTATATCAGCGACGATGCTATCATCGCAAATATCGCCAGGATCGCAATCCCTGTCAGCATGCGCTTGTACTCAGCGGCCGTCCGGCCACCAGGTTTCCCAGCTGTTCTCCTTTTTGGGTGCGATAGGACTCTTTCATTCATGTTTCAGCCCCTCAGAATCCCAATCCGTCCAGGAAGTAGTCCATATAGGTGTTCTTCTCGTATATGGTCCAGGTCTTTACGGACATACCGTTCAGTATCTCGATCTGGTTGCCCTTGTCATCGATCAGGGCCTGATCATCGAAGGATACTCTGATCTTGAAGAACGCACCCTCTTTGGTAATGGTGGCATCGTCCGCGATGGAGTGTATCTTTCCGTTAACGCATCCGAACTCGGTCTGCAGGAGCCCATCGACGGTGAATCTGCATTCCTGTCCGACTGCAAGCCTTACCCTGTCATGGGCGTTGACGACCATCTCGATCTGCTTGTCCGAACCGCTGTTGATGTTACCGATGGCCGCTCCGGTCTGCACATAGGAACCAACTTCGATATCCAGGTCATAGTGGACCGTTCCGGTGTTCGCCGCCTTTATGGTATACTTCGCGATGTTCGCTTCAGCCGAAGCGATCTGCGCCTTGAGCTGGACAGTCTGGTCCTTGGCATTGCTGTTCTCGCTTCTAATCGATGAAAGATACTTCAGCTTCACATACTCCTGCTTGTTGTCCAGATTGTTCTGGTTGTATTCGGAGAGGTATTGATTGAACAGATCGTAGAATTCGACTTCTACCGGCTCCGTGGAACTGCCTATGAAAGGATTGGAAGTGGTATCCCTATTGAGGGAGTTGATCATGGTATCGATCCTCTCAAGCCTGTCCTCCGCCTTTTCGCCCTGTTTTACGTATGAGTCGTATTGAATAAGCTCTTTTTCCAGATTGGCCTTCGTGTTGTACCAAGTATTGTAGAAGTCCTTAATGGTGCTCATTTTGTAATAGGTGCCGTATTCAGGGATAAAAGAAGCGTCAATACATAACTGATAGAAATCGGCATAGATTTCATAGAAGTCCTTCTCCGATGACCTAACGAACGGATTGTTGCCCGGACCCGGTTCAGAGGCCGCGGCCAGAAGTCTGTTGATCTTGCTTATCTTTTCCACACTGGCATTGTATAGCTCCTGATACATGAGTCCGCTTTTGATGTCCTTCTCTGCAGAGGTCTTCTGGGAATACAGATTGTTGAGATATTTCATGCGTACAGTTTCTTTCTGATCCGCATATGTCGTCTGTTCGAGTTCGTTCTCGTACGACTTCATCATCTCATAGAACTCCCTCTCGTCTCCCATGTTGACGAATGGATTCGGTTTGTCGTTCTCGACCGCATCCATGAATTCGCTGATAAGGGACAGTCTGTTCTCATAGTGCTTCAGCGAATTCTCGTAATTCCTGCGTTCCGCCTCTGCGACGGAAGAATCCAGCACGAAGAGGATGTCATCCTTTGCTACAAGATCTCCTTCTCTCGCATACACCTCTATTATGGTGCCTGCGACATCGTTGGTGATGGATTTCACTCCAGAATCGACCACGATCCCGGAGTTCTCCACCTCTTCGGCCTTGACGGCCGTGCACGACCATACCGCGACCCCTATGAGGATCAGTACTATGATTAGTATGGTATAGTACATGAACTTCGGGGGATTGCGCATGTAGAATAGGCGGCTGTCCTTCAGTCCCTGAAGCTTGTAATCCCCCAAAGTTGCCATCAGATTACCTCGTTGAAAATATCGGCGACGAATTCCTTGCCTTCCTCGGCGGGGTTCAGAACAGTGTAGAACACCGATCCGAGGGTAAGGTCGTGCTCGAATGCATAGACCTGCATCTTAGAGTATGCCATGATCATTTTGTCAATAGGTCCGGTGTATCTTGCCATGAGGCATTTCTCGAGCCTGATCTTGGGTTCGAAACTGTAGGGGTTGGCAACATTCGCGGGCGCCTCCTTGAGTTGGATGAGCATTTCGGAGTCGTGGGTAGACTCCTTGCCCATGATCTTTGTCGTGTCACGGACGATAAGGGGTCCGTAGGGTTTCAGGTTCTCCTTCTTCAGATAGGACTCGAACATCTTGGCCGATTTCTGGATGGTATCCTCATCGATGCCTTCCAGTATCCTGGAGATGACGTTGTTGAATGTCACGTTCTTGTCTTCTGCGATTTTTATCTCATTCATATGTTATTTCTCCTATTTCGTCTAAATCGTTTGTTTTCTTTTCTTCCGAAGTTATTTCAGCCTTATCCACGGAAGGATCTTCGTATCCTATCGTGGTCTCATCTCTCTCCATGATCCTGGTCTCTTCGGACTTCTTCTCTCCGACGTTGATCTCGCCGGTCTGTGTGGACCATAGTTCGTAATATGCGCCGCGGAGCGCCAGAAGTTCATCGTGCGTTCCAGATTCGACAACCTTTCCAGAATCCATCATGTAGATCCTGTCGCAGTTGCGGATGGTACTGAGCCTGTGGGCTATGATGAGCATCGGGCAGTCCGCCAGCTTTTTGAATATGAGGTCGAAGGTTGTCTTCTCCGTGACGTAGTCCATGTTGCTGGTGGCTTCGT from Thermoplasmata archaeon includes the following:
- a CDS encoding HlyD family efflux transporter periplasmic adaptor subunit — protein: MATLGDYKLQGLKDSRLFYMRNPPKFMYYTILIIVLILIGVAVWSCTAVKAEEVENSGIVVDSGVKSITNDVAGTIIEVYAREGDLVAKDDILFVLDSSVAEAERRNYENSLKHYENRLSLISEFMDAVENDKPNPFVNMGDEREFYEMMKSYENELEQTTYADQKETVRMKYLNNLYSQKTSAEKDIKSGLMYQELYNASVEKISKINRLLAAASEPGPGNNPFVRSSEKDFYEIYADFYQLCIDASFIPEYGTYYKMSTIKDFYNTWYNTKANLEKELIQYDSYVKQGEKAEDRLERIDTMINSLNRDTTSNPFIGSSTEPVEVEFYDLFNQYLSEYNQNNLDNKQEYVKLKYLSSIRSENSNAKDQTVQLKAQIASAEANIAKYTIKAANTGTVHYDLDIEVGSYVQTGAAIGNINSGSDKQIEMVVNAHDRVRLAVGQECRFTVDGLLQTEFGCVNGKIHSIADDATITKEGAFFKIRVSFDDQALIDDKGNQIEILNGMSVKTWTIYEKNTYMDYFLDGLGF